A DNA window from Theobroma cacao cultivar B97-61/B2 chromosome 5, Criollo_cocoa_genome_V2, whole genome shotgun sequence contains the following coding sequences:
- the LOC108661973 gene encoding uncharacterized protein LOC108661973: protein MSDKTSRRLSRARWEFRVVTDAAAGGALMSKNAADAYNLLEEMASNNYQWPSERSGSRKVVGAYEIDAMSNLVAQVAALSKKIDTMRVHAVQNSICEMCGDGHSNDQWPSNSNPNVPLNFQQQSRPPIPEKKSQVEELILQYMSKTDAIIQSYGASLRNLDTQMGQLANSINSRPQGALPSDTQVNPKGKEHCNAVTLRSGKEVRGVKKKSIESLKEHIDDDKAIVDKEVEEEKTDNGQAKNQGNFEANYPPPPFPQRLKKQKLDKQFEKFLNVFKKLHINIPFAEALENMPSYVIFLKDILTKKRKLEDFETVALTKECSAIIQNKLPPKLKDPGSFSIPCTIGRFKFTKALCDLGAGVSIMPLSIIEKIGLNEIQPTTVSLQLADRTIRFSIDCR from the exons ATGTCTGACAAGACTTCACGACGAttatcacgggctcgatgggagtttcgggtcgtgacagatgCTGCTGCTGGTGGGGCATTGATGAGTAAGAATGCTGCAGATGCTtataatttgttggaagagatggcttcaaataattatcaatggcctTCAGAAAGGTCGGGTTCGAGAAAAGTTGTTGGAGCCTATGAAATTGATGCAATGAGCAACTTAGTTGCGCAAGTGGCTGCACTATCCAAGAAGATTGACACAATGAGAGTTCATGCagttcaaaattcaatttgtgaGATGTGTGGGGATGGCCATTCAAATGATCAAT GGCCTTCCAATTCAAACCCCAACGTGCCTCTTAATTTTCAACAACAATCTAGACCACCAATTCCTGAAAAGAAGTCCCAAGTGGAAGAACTTATCTTGCAATATATGTCCAAGACTGATGCCATAATTCAAAGCTATGGAGCCTCCTTGAGAAATCTTGATACCCAAATGGGACAGCTTGCAAACTCCATCAACAGTAGACCCCAAGGTGCCTTACCAAGTGATACACAAGTCAATCCCAAAGGTAAGGAACATTGTAATGCAGTTACACTTAGGAGTGGAAAAGAAGTCAGAggggtgaaaaaaaaatcaattgaatctTTAAAGGAGCATATAGATGATGACAAGGCAATTGTTGATAAAGAAGTTGAAGAGGAAAAGACAGATAATGGAcaagctaaaaatcaagggaATTTTGAAGCAAATTATCCTCCACCACCATTCCCACAAAggttgaaaaaacaaaagcttgatAAACAGTTTGAGAAATTCCTCAATGTCTTCAAGAAACTCCACATAAACATTCCTTTTGCTGAAGCTTTGGAAAACATGCCAAGTTATGTCATATTCCTGAAAGACATCTTAACTAAGAAGAGGAAACTGGAAGATTTTGAAACAGTGGCACTTACTAAGGAGTGCAGCGCAATAATTCAgaacaagcttccaccaaaacTTAAAGATCCAGGGAGTTTTTCTATACCTTGTACTATTGgtagatttaaatttactaaagCTTTATGTGATTTGGGTGCAGGTGTTTCAATCATGCCTTTGTCaattattgagaaaattgGACTTAATGAGATACAACCTACCACAGTTTCTTTGCAATTAGCAGATAGAACaatcaggttcagtatagactgtagatag